From the genome of Salarias fasciatus chromosome 22, fSalaFa1.1, whole genome shotgun sequence:
CCACcactgaggaggaaggaggtgcAACTCTCACCTTTGTGGAGCCGCTCCAGTCACCCCTGTCCCCCGACCCGCCCCGAGGTCCACAAGTCTACGGCCAGATCACAGGCGGCGCcgctgaagaagaggaagaggagagctgcagggaggctGCGAGTGATGGCAGGCAGCACGAGGCGAAAACGAGGAGGTCAGACGCAAAAGCAGGGCAGAGCAGAGCTGATCAAGGGGAAACTgcaaagagggagggagaggaggagcaaaATGAGAAAGAGGAGTTGACCCgagtggaggagttcagggCAGACAAGGTCGTCTCCACCTCCTGGGAGCTGGAGAGCGATTCAAGCTTTCAACAAGCTGAAGACAAAGACGAAATATTTTGAACGACTGCACAAGTGAGCTGCTAGAgcgggagagaaagaggaagggaACATTTTGCACTGTGAAGTAGCCTGTTTCAGGTTCTAAAGGGAGATTAACAGCAATCATGtaaaatgcatgtttattgGAGAAACTGGTGAAGGAGAACAAAAAATCCAGAGGTTTTCTTGTGAAGGGAACTGAAATTACCTCATTTAATGCTTCAACTGAGATGAATTTAAGTTCTTGCCAACAGACCAGACTGATGTTCTTGTGTTCATGTGAAGGCCTGATTCTGTGCAGTTGCTCTGCTGAACGTAAGATGGCGCTATTtcagcaagaaaaacacaacagtcagCGAGTTGACACCTGCACATTATGCTAAGGGGGCATGCTTTCAGCACGTGGAGGGGCGCTTTGTGTGAAACAATGTGATCAAGACTGAgttctttttaatcaataaaGTCATTACTTTTCTGTAGGTGTTACTTGTTTGTGTGAATGAACGATGAGTGAGCAATGATTTCACTGGATCTAGATATGGGTAATTTCTAGAAACAAAGGTCACTTGCAAACAAAAAATTGCACTTttccatacattttttttcagagtaGTATTCAGAGTTTGACCATGTGTGACTGTGCTGTGGGTATTCAGCTGcttcagtgacctttgacctttctttttcctctgtcaGACAAATGTGCCAAAGAAAAAGTTATGATAAACAGTCTCTCCCATGTTTAATCAGTAAAAATTCTCATTTCTAATTTTCTCTGAacagctaaaataaaataaagtgaagtaTTCTGTAGGTGTTTTCCGGCATAATATTAACAAAAGAGAATAAATCCTCTTTTCAGACGGGGTCTCCATAAAAAGGAAGTCAGAGTCGTCAGCATGCTGCACATTGAACAGGAACAATTACGAGTGTGTAACCTGACCGGGTCCCATTGTCGAGCCCGGGAAACTCGAGACTGTACCCCTCTTTTTTCACCTCTCCGACAGACATTGAAAGGCGTTTGGCGGCATTAATAAAACAGTGAGCGAGCGGAGACGCCGCAGAAATCTGCTTCATCTGGTTACATTTCATTTGGTGCTCTCATGGCACAGTCGCATGGACGTGACGGTGTCCGTGGCCTCCTACATATAGACACcagatatatatttatatatatgtaggCCAGCGACAGAAGGCTCACAGGAGCAGAGCCGCCATGAATGATTAACGATACGCTCCCTCTCACATTACTGGAGGTGATTTACTCATCCTGGCTGTTCAAAGGGAGATTCAGACAACCTGCAGCTTCACAACTTATTTTAATCATGGGCTGCTCGGCCACTCTTGATTAATCTCCGACTACTTGATCCTTCCGCATCTTTACCGCCAGCTTTTCCATTTTGCTTTCAAACACATTAATATTTGACTGTGCAAACTGTGAGCATCAGCATAAGTCAAAATTTAACTCTGCTGCCTATAAAAACTGTTGGTGGAATTTGAAAGCATATTCACCAGGAACAGCAGGGTTCAAAGTACAAGCCACATTTTCTTCTTGTGCGCCTTCTGGCTGACAGTAGTAACTTGCCAAAACTCTGTCAACCCCTCCCGCTAGAGGACCGTTCAGAGGGCAGATCCTCGCTGAGGAGATTCAATGCTGCACCTGTCTGTTTGCTCACTGCTGGCTGTGGTGCGCCTGCCCCCCTCCAACCTGATGTTTATGAAGAACAGTACCATACAAAGGCTCAAACCTGATGCATTTCAAcgcataaaaaaagaaaatagactaAAAATAACAGGAATGGGGATGTAATGTGAAAGCACACAAGAAGCTTTTTTCCTCATTGGTTGTGCTGGATCATTTTAAATCTTCctgtttattcagaattaatcAGCCTTataactggattttttttcttatgctGGATGGTTGGGCAAAATGGGGATACAGACCTGAAACATTCTGCTCAGTTTTTTAACACAAGGAACAGCTAAACAACTAAATTAAAGCACTTGTTCATGTATATAACAAAATATAATGTATTTATTAAGCAGCAAAACTACCACAGGTGGAATAAATACTAAAAACGTGTACTCAAGGTAAGTCTAAAAGTAGAAGTCACAAAGTGTGTCAAAGTGGGacgaaacatgtggaaaaaaatgcgCATAAACCTGTATtttgcagaagctgcagacatTTATCTCAGGAATCTGCTTCTGTTACTTAATAAAAATTGTCCCTCTAATAATACCGAATACTCAAAACCACTGAAAgcattaggttttttttttaacagatgatTCAGTTTAACTGTGTTTCTCTTACTAACAACTGTCTAAACTCCTTTTAGTTTTGTCTTTCTgacttttttcctctcccttctTTAAAACGTGGTTTACAGGTTGATTAAAGTGAACGTGTGTTGCGTTGAAGCCGCTCCAGAGTTGCGCGCGTGCTGCGCCGCACCGCACCGCGCCGCCTCGCGCGCAGGCTTCCCAGCTGTTGGTGCGCTCGCGGCCGGTGGGCGGGCAGAGATGGGGCCGAAGAGACTGGGTGGAGTTTAGAGGCAGCACATTTAGGAATGGGTCCCAAAACTATTTAGTTAGACAGCAGGGCCACCGAGAAGAGCTGGAAACACCTGACGGTATCTTTGGGACAATCCGCTCCATATTACTTCCCCCTTTTCTTCACTGTCGCGAGACCAATCTACCTCCAGGCTTCATCACTGCCGACTTCCAGTCTGACTCTCTCTCCTGAAAAAACTTCCAGATCTCTCTCactttcctctctcttcacCCAAAGAATCACCGATAAGGAGACATTGCACTACTACtactatatatatctatatttttaaagcattttgtttttgtatttattgtaatttGCACTAACGATGCACACCACGCAAAAGGACACGACCTACACCAAGATTTTTGTCGGGGGTCTTCCCTACCACACCACGGATTCAAGTCTCAGGAAATATTTCGAGGTTTTCGGTGAGATTGAAGAAGCTGTGGTGATTACCGACAGACAGACCGGCAAGTCCAGAGGTTATGGATTTGTAAGtactccttgttttttttttgtttttttttccagctttacGCACGAGACCGTCTAACACATGTTGGAAATCTGTCTGAATAAACCGGATCTGTAatgcctccagctgctgtcttTCACAACACCATGACTGACTGATATATCTGCGGTCTCTGGATGTTTATGTTTTGATAAGCAGGTCCTGCTTAAATTTGTCTTTGGCTTCTGTTGCAATCTCGAAACCCACCAACTTGTTGCGCGTCGGTATGCGCCCTGacacgttttttttccccttctcctCCATGAGAGAGCTGCCCTCACACTGACAGCTGTGAATGAGGAAAGAAGCACAACTGCTTAATCTGTAGTTATTACGGGTAtggtattgaaaaaaaaagctgttgtaACTTTGTGGCACAAATTATGTTGTAAGATCGAAAAAAAAGTAGGATTTTGCACAATTCATTGTCTCATCAACAGCCAGCCACCAAGTGCCTTCTCCATATTTCTTAAAATTAAGCTTTTCAGTCAGACGAGAATGAATTTATACAGATCTCAAAGGGATTTGAGCATATAAAGGTTTAAATTTAGCAGGTAAACTCAAAAAGTAGAGGTCTGGACATCTAACTTTTCATAACTGTTTGCTgcaatatgtttaaaaaatcaACATAATCTTTCTGTATGTCAGTGAAACAGCAGTTTTTTAGCAAGATGAGCAGATTGAAATTCTTCATTGAACTTGTAATCTTGATATGTTTTATACATTGTTCAGCGTATCTTCGTTGCATCTTCTGAAACCCTCGCTGCCCCCTCTGCTCAGTGTGAAGCCTTCCTGTCAGAGAGACGTCTGAACAGGGAGTTTGGGGCCTCTGGTGATATCAGGGTtgtggcagcagcggcggcggcgttgagCCGTCTCGGCCTGGCTCCCATTCACTGCTGATAGTTTCCTCACATCCACACCAGGGTGATAAATGCGAGCGCTGCCAAATACTTTGCAAGTGTCACTGACAGCCACAAGCAGCAGACGGCCGTTTGGGCGCTCGCCCGAATGCAAAATGGTGTTTACAGTCGTCTTGCTTCATATGTGCAGTTCAAGCAGCGTGTGTTGGAGAGGAGACGAATGAGACGCGTACCGAAGTTCTCTTTTCCGTGTCTGCCAGGTGACGATGGCAGACCGCTCTGCCGCCGACCGGGCCTGCAAGGACCCCAACCCCATCATCGACGGCAGGAAGGCCAACGTCAACCTGGCCTACCTGGGCGCCAAGCCTCGAGTGATGCAGCCAGGTAAAGACAGCCCCGCTGATCTGTTGGATTATCAACATCCTCAAATGAAGTTAAAATCGATTTGCtacattatttctttatttttttgggcaGGTTTTACCTTTGGTGTCCCTCAAATTCACCCTGCTTTCATCCAAAGGCCTTATGGGTAAGGACAGATGAGTGTACATGTCATTCCAAAGAAATCTGTTGTATAAACTGACAAAATCATTCAAATAACCTCTACATTAGTTCCTCCAGATGTTGAGATATCTCttttatgaaaatgtatttctttttcacataaAATACTGGCTGATAATCAGAGATGGGCAGTAAGTAATGAGAAGCTTGTTTTCTAAAATGATTGTGATCAAAACGCCAGTTGAActacttttctgtgtttgtttgtttgtttgtttgtttgtttgtcgtGTGCGCGtgcattggtgtgtgtgtgtgtgttgattggACGACGATGGAAACCTCCAGCCTGACTCAATGTTATCTATCTCTGGTCCGACAGGCTCCCTCTCGCTTAGGCTAACTGTGCCGGTTTGCGGAATAGTTCTGCAAACGTAATCGCAGATCAGAGAAAGGAATTACCTGTAGAGTCATGCGCACACAAACAAGCTCTCACAATGGTGATTACAGATGCATGTACGTGGGTTtcatttgacttttattttttttatttttatttgaatagaGCGTAGCTTTGTGTGCAGTTATGAAGTGGTGTTGTTAGCTAAAccgtgtgttttctgatttttagtgacaaaaaaaaaaaagaaaagaaaaagctggattgattgattggtttttttggggtgttcattttatttattttttcctttttgtggaAGCGTGTCAACTTGGCTGAGGAGCAAAGTTTTCTTCTCGTGGACATTGCTTCTAGCTTGTGATTGAGCTGTTTGGTTTAACAGGATGTGTGTTTCGTGTGTTTTTGTGGGTGTCTTGTCTGGGTGAGtgctgtattttctgtgtgATTTCCTTTAATCCCTCCTTTGTCTAAAACCCTCCACGGTTTgccctcagaaaaaaaaaacacaagcccATTACtgcttggtgtgtgtgcgtgtgcatgtgtgcgcttGAAGCATCTTTCTAGTGTTTCCTGCGATCACGCAACACAGCAGAAATTCACAATGAGCGAGCTTCGTGTTGACACACTGATCTGAAATCTTTGGTTTGAGACCCACTGAAAGTTCAGAGTCAACCAAATCTCTGGAGTCGAAAACTAGAAAATTCTAACTTAGTGTCCGGAAGTACAACAATTAAACTCGCTATTAGCAGGTACATTATGCAGAGGGACGCAGCCAGTGACTTATAAAgagcaaaaacagcaacagtagCATATTAAAACCTTGTAACGCGCTAAGtttgtactttgtgtgtgtgtgattgcgtTCGTTACACATGGGCCTGACTGTTCGCACTGTTCGTGTCCAGGCAGGCGCTCGCCGCTGCTCATTTCAGCCCGGCGCAGGTCAGCGCACCAAAGTCTCCACTGTGACACAAACAAATGTCTGgatgtctctctcgctcttatTCTTCCACAGCGAGCTTTCGTCACATGGGCTCGTGGTGTTAAGGAAAACAAACGCACCCATTGTGCCACACAAAGCCCCAAATGCTGACACTGCAGTCGCATGGAGctgtgttgggtgtgtgagtgagtgtgtgtgtgtgtgtgtgtgtgtgtgtgtgtgtgcgccagagagctgtttctctctgtcatGTCAGGAAGAGGACATTTAAACAGGGCTGTCATGTCACTAGCAACACATATATTctcatttattttggttttctcGTAGGATTTTATAGAACTGGGAGGGCTGAACTCATCTGGACCCTCttttctttacacacacacacacacacacacacacacacacacacacattcataggaGAGTTTGCTATTGATGGGAAAATCCTGTCAAAGCTCAAAATCACAAATCATGAAGTTTTCCCGAAGGGCTTTCCAGTCGAGACAGCAAACAAAACCTTATCAGCCTTCAGCTTTCAATTTAGATAATAAAGTAGTTGTTGAAAAATGGatcagattgattttttttttttttaaaagaacgAACTGCCtgctgttcttcttctgctgctatGAGGGGGGGTGTAGCCGCTCTCTTCTCGATGAATCACTTCCTATTATAAATGATGTGTTTGGAGGATAAATTGAGCCTTTCCGTCATCGTGATTGCAGCGGCTTCATTAGAAATGTCAAATAAACGTCTATTAAGGTCTGAGTGAAGCGGGGCTGCCGCTCTCACACGTCGATAGCCAAACTCGCACgattaactctaaactcacgGCGCACCTTTGACTCATGATAAATAAAAGCTTCTAAATGCCGGACTGTTCACAGAGAATACAAGTTTTTAGAGCTTAGTAAGTCAATTTTATTGATTACATTCACAATGCATTAAACACAAACTCCACTTTTCCCCATTACGACAGTGaatgaggcatgctgggaaaacagaaaacatcactcATTCATCCAGCAGTATCATCATTCGTATTTACTCTGCCATAATGTGAAAGCTAGTCAGTTATACCTTTTACTGTTGTACTTGCCTCCAGTGTTTGGATTGTTGAGTTTAGATCAATGCTGCATCCAGTCTGGAGTTCTGCTTTGAGTTTTCAGACTTGACCCAGTGAGCTCTCTGTGCTCGGTGTGTGACTCAGGACCCGCTCTTTTTAGACTGAAACTAGACACCAGGTTCATCCGCGACTTGGCTTTAATAGCAAAAAACTGTGGAAGtaggacaggtgtgtgtgtgtgtgtgtgtgtgtgtgtgtgtgtgtgtgtgtgtgtgttctgccagTGTCCCACACTTGGAGCTCACTTTAAAACCTCTCAGTCTGCAGCGTGAACGATAGAAGTGGGCCTTTTTTTAGCCTTGAACTTTAATGTCTGCCGGGTTATATGAACACGACACACATGGAGCAGTGAGACGCGCTGCAGGCGTCAGCATGGCTGCACAGTGACTGCAGCAGTTACCAtctcagggctttttttttttttttgctaagtAGATGCTTCCAGTGGCTACAAACCCATCCTTATGCTACATGTATGCATGTGTGGTATTCTGCTCCTCCATCCCATAGACATTGAACTGAACACAGCTCAAACTGTGCCATGCTGAGAGTTTAATTTCATTACCAGCGGAGAGATGACCGCATGCCAAAGGAGCAGACCGTACATCACCGCACTGCAGCTTCTGATACCAAAAAACACGCAAAAACTCAAAGCTTTGGGGAAATCTTTAATGCGCCTTAAATACATTCTGCCTCAGGACATGAGTGATTTTCCCACACGACAGTTTGAAAGGTTGTAAAACTTCTGCGGCTCGGTAGGATCGGCCTCTGAGAGTACGGTTTCTGAATGGGACTGCAGTCTGTCAAGAGAGTGGTTCAGACTATGAAAAATAACATCAGATATCTAATATAAAGTTCCTCATCAAGTCTAAAACCAGCGTCTGCGTCTCCACAGGTGAAGCCATAGCTGCATTGCGTGCAGGAAAGTCTGGTTTATAAAGCTCAGAGTTGAATTGACTTTACAGTCAGAATCAAACAGGCTGAAGAGCAGCGTGTGACTCCAGAGCCGTGGGATTCGGACCACAGCCCAGCCGGAACGTCGTCCACTGCACACGTTGATCAATTCACCGGTTTCAAATCAGACTTCAGATAACAGGCCCGTCTCGGAGAGTCGTCCTGAAAACCCTGGCCAAGCCTGCTGAGTTTCATTAGTCTGGCTTCAAAGGAGAACTTCACATCACATGTTAGGAAAAATACACGTCGTGAAGCTTTTCTAATTAGTGTCACAGtggaagaaaagcaaaacacaccaAATCTTCTTTGATATCGGCCTTTAGAGATGTGttgagacagtgtgtgtgtgcagatctcatgctgatgtgtgtgtctgtggcatCGAGCTTGTCTTTTAGTaacacctcccccccccccccccccccctcctgttaACGTCTCTCAGTGGAGTGACTGTGCTGTGCCCTCGTCCTCGTCGTTCTTGTAATCAGTGTAGTGGAGGTGAActatttttacatatttcttcctctctgacgccttgctgtttttgtttttcctgtttttcctcctggtCCACTGTGTTTTTGGGTTGAGATGTGGATTGGATTGGATAATGGCGTGCTCACAATAGGGTTGCCACGATAGATCCTGCCTTTCAATATCGGAACATTTTCCGCACTTTCTGCTTTCACTTCCGCTGCAGACTTCAAAGTGACCACCTCATGTCCTCAGATCGTGCTCAGTTTCCTCTTAGTCAACTTCCTTGAGCCAAATTCACTGGTTAttccaggggtgtcaaacaaatCTCAGACCCGATTTGATccgacagcagcagaaagaattCATGTCTTCATGAAGGCACAATGCGTGATTGTTTATCTTCCACTGCTGCATTATGGGAGTCTACTGGGTTTTCAGTCATATGTGTTTCAAAAGCTCTGCTCGCTGTCCGATTGGGTTTCCAAGCCGTGGAataaggggtgggggggggaggcgggatGAGGCTATGTCACGGAGGGCAGAATGTGCTCATTGTTCAGAATTGTTTATTTAATGGAAACATCCCTCTGGGTGCAGAGGCTCGTCCCGGctcccccctccgcctcccggGCTCTTTGTCCTGACACAGAGGGGGAAATGGCCAGCAGTCTCCCTTTTTAAAACTGTCCAGCTGTCAAAGTGGCAGTGACATTTTTACAATGCTCCGCCGGGCTCGCCGCCCCCCTCGTCCCGACACTGTAAAGCTCCCCTCCCGAagagggggggggcggcggggccGAACCCACGAGCGCAGGGTGCAGATCCATCTCTGTAGCTCTGCCTCTATAAATGGACAAATCAGCTGTTGGAACAGGGAAACACCTCTGGTGGTCAAAGTTTCCCTCAGTGCCCACTTTGATTTTCACCATGTTTTCTATTTTGGCAACCCTATATTGTTCTAATCCCTACTAGCAGGCCTTTCCTGGGTTTCTCTTGACTGGTGGGAGGGCGCTTGGCCGCAGTGTGATGGAGTTGGGTTTCAGGGTGTTGTTTCTTAGCTGCTATTTCGTATTTTGATCATTCACGCCGGATCaaacgtgtgtgtttgcccCGCAGCATCCCGGCTCACTACGTGTATCCTCAGGCCTTCATGCAGCCCAGCATGGTGATCCCCCACGTGCAGCCCACGGCCGCGGCCCCCGCCACCGCCTCCTCGCCGTACATCGACTACACCGGGGCCGCCTACGCGCAGtactctgccgccgccgccagcgccgccgccgccgccgcctacgaGCAGTACCCCTACGCCGCCTCCCCGGCCGCCACGGGCTACGTGGCCACCGCCGGCTACGGCTACGCCGTGCAGCAGCCCCTGGCCACGGCCGCCCCGggctcggccgccgccgccgccgccgccttcggTCAGTACCAGCCTCAGCAGCTGCAAGCCGACCGCATGCAATAGCAGCCACTGCAACCGGGGGACACGCAGGACGAGgaggcccgccgccgccggccgccgccgccgccgccgccggagcgaAGGAAGCGCAAGAGAGAGTGGCCCTGAAGGGGCGGCGAGCCGACAACACAGAGGCAGAGTTGCTTTAaaaag
Proteins encoded in this window:
- the rbm24a gene encoding RNA-binding protein 24; translated protein: MHTTQKDTTYTKIFVGGLPYHTTDSSLRKYFEVFGEIEEAVVITDRQTGKSRGYGFVTMADRSAADRACKDPNPIIDGRKANVNLAYLGAKPRVMQPGFTFGVPQIHPAFIQRPYGIPAHYVYPQAFMQPSMVIPHVQPTAAAPATASSPYIDYTGAAYAQYSAAAASAAAAAAYEQYPYAASPAATGYVATAGYGYAVQQPLATAAPGSAAAAAAAFGQYQPQQLQADRMQ